A window of the Ipomoea triloba cultivar NCNSP0323 chromosome 14, ASM357664v1 genome harbors these coding sequences:
- the LOC116004656 gene encoding uncharacterized protein LOC116004656, producing MLKYYAALLSLSLSPPPPSLPIFPTGFTPHSSHVLSFSSSSINGLKPAGRRLSGSLLHSRRRVIYDDENEEDGYNAEIAMLEVYSQSVKDEALLVKAVVDEEEVEVIIFKGFSSSLSYGTSPDPTKSVLPARAKIKCIDRVKGPFNPSNIDYIERDIPWDAFKSLIFYFVGEKPR from the exons ATGTTGAAGTATTATGCAGCATTGCTCTCCCTATCCCTATCCCCACCTCCTCCTTCTTTGCCTATTTTTCCCACTGGTTTTACCCCACATTCATCTCATGTACTGAGTTTCTCCTCCTCATCTATCAATGGCCTCAAACCGGCGGGCCGACGCCTTTCGGGCTCACTTCTGCATTCTAGGAGGAGAGTTatatatgatgatgaaaatgaagaagatgGGTACAATGCTGAAATAGCAATGTTGGAAGTTTATAGTCAGTCTGTTAAAGATGAAGCTCTTCTTGTCAAGGCAGTAGTGGATGAGGAGGAAGTTGAAGTCATTATCTTCAag GGATTTTCCTCATCATTGAGCTACGGGACTTCTCCAGATCCTACCAAAAGTGTCCTTCCAGCAAGGGCAAAGATTAAGTGTATAGACAGAGTTAAAGGGCCGTTTAACCCTTCCAACATTGACTATATTGAGAGGGATATACCTTGGGATGCTTTTAagagtttaatattttattttgttggtgAGAAACCAAGATAA